ATCATCTATGCAGTTCGGCCTCGCAAAAAGCTCTGTAATGCGGCACGCACCACCAGAGATACCTTTGTCGAGGCAGAAACGCTTGGCCGCGAACGCTCGGTCTTGTAGCCGATGGCCTGGATCGCATCGCAAATCGCCAGACCCCCCATCCGATAGAGCGCAAGTTGCAGTCGCAGCGCTCGTGGAACGAGTCGTTCCAGTTCCTCTCCCGACGCAAGCAGGGTGCGAGCGCGCTCCACCATGACTTGCGCGGCTCCCTCGATTCCCCTGGCATCGACGTCGGTATCCACAAGATATCGACGGCCGATTTCGGCGTCGCGGCTGACATCCTGCGCGTGGTTCGCGAGTTGCAGACCGATGCAGACGTCGTCCGATAGCCGATCTGCTCGATCGCCGGTGACGCCAAATACTGCCAGAACCATTCTGCCAACAGGCGCGGCTGAGAGACGGCAGTAACCGATGAGTTCCTCCCAATCACGATAGCGCGCGACGCGCTGGTCTTGAACGTTCGCGGCGATCAAGTCGAGAAAGGGGCGCGCGCTCATGTGGCATCGCTCGAGCGTCGGTTGTAAGGCGACAAGCACCGGATGGATCGGAAGGCCGCCGTCAAAAAGCGCCGCCACTTCGCTGCGCCAACGCTCCAATCGTTCCAGCGCGTTCGGCGCGCCGCCGCTTTCGTCGCCCAGATCGTCGGTCGTTCGGCAATAAGCATAAATCCGCATCAAGTCGCGGCGCTTTTCCGCGTCAACGAATCGCGATGCAACGCTAAAGTTCTCGTAGTGCCGGCGCGTCAGGACCGCGCAATACGCATCGGCGGCGTCGAGGCCGGCGTTCACGAAAGCAGCGTGCCGCGCAAATCGAGCGGTCGCCGCGCGCCGACGCAGAACATTGCGATACGGAGCGACTCGGCGAGCTCGAGCGCCAAGTCGTGTGCCGCCTTGCGCCCGCGAGCGGCGGCGCGAAGGAACGGGCCAGCGATGCCAACCAGATCGGCGCCGAGCGCGATCGCCTTGGCAGCGTCGAGGCCATTGCGAATACCACCGCTGGCGAAGAGCATGGCTTGCGGCGCGATCGCACGCGCTGCCACCAGCGCCTCAACCGTTGGAATTCCCCAGCCCGCGAACGTGCGCGCAACGCGCGCGCGCCACGGCTCCTGGATGCGGTAACGCTCGACCTCACTCCACGACGTTCCACCCGCGCCGGCAATGTCGACGGCGGCCACGCCGGCATCGAAGAGCGCCCGTACATCGGCGGCCCCGATTCCCCAACCGACCTCCTTGACGACGATGGGAAAGTCGGCGCGTGCGCAAAGCTGGGAAATTCGCTCGAGCAAGCCGGCAAAGAGCGTGTCTCCCTCGGGCTGAAGCGCTTCTTGTAGCGGATTGAGATGTAAGACGAGCGCGTCGGCGCCGAGCATTTCGACCAAACGCCGGCAGTCCGAAACGTCGTATCCCTTGTTGAGTTGCACTGCCCCGAGATTAGCGAAGAGCGCGATGTCGGGAGCGAACGCGCGCGCTTCGAAGGTCTTTATGGCGTCGGGCGACTCCAGCAACGCACGGCCAGAGCCCAAGCCCATGGCAAATCCGCATTGCTGAGCGACGCGCGCGAGGCGGCGGTTGATACGGGCGGCCTGCGGCGTCCCGCCAGTCATGCATGAGATCAGCAATGGTGCGGCGAGATGCCGTCCGAAGATCTCAGTAGAGCAATCGACATTGGCGAAGTCGATCTCCGGCAGCGCTCGATGACCAAACCGATACGCATCAAAGCCCGCGTGGATGCCTTTGGCCGCGATGTCGCGCTCGATGTTGATGCGTAGATGTTCCGCCTTGCGCGACGGCGTCGCGTCCTTATTCCGCCGGTCGGCCAACGTAACGAACAACTTCTTCAAAAGCCTGCAGGTGGTCCGCAGGCGCGTACTCGTGAAGAGGTGCGGCAGCGGTCGTAGGATTGCGAACCAGCCGCTCACCCGCCGTTGCAAACGCGCGTATTGCC
This Candidatus Eremiobacterota bacterium DNA region includes the following protein-coding sequences:
- a CDS encoding squalene/phytoene synthase family protein; this encodes MNAGLDAADAYCAVLTRRHYENFSVASRFVDAEKRRDLMRIYAYCRTTDDLGDESGGAPNALERLERWRSEVAALFDGGLPIHPVLVALQPTLERCHMSARPFLDLIAANVQDQRVARYRDWEELIGYCRLSAAPVGRMVLAVFGVTGDRADRLSDDVCIGLQLANHAQDVSRDAEIGRRYLVDTDVDARGIEGAAQVMVERARTLLASGEELERLVPRALRLQLALYRMGGLAICDAIQAIGYKTERSRPSVSASTKVSLVVRAALQSFLRGRTA
- a CDS encoding type 2 isopentenyl-diphosphate Delta-isomerase, translating into MADRRNKDATPSRKAEHLRINIERDIAAKGIHAGFDAYRFGHRALPEIDFANVDCSTEIFGRHLAAPLLISCMTGGTPQAARINRRLARVAQQCGFAMGLGSGRALLESPDAIKTFEARAFAPDIALFANLGAVQLNKGYDVSDCRRLVEMLGADALVLHLNPLQEALQPEGDTLFAGLLERISQLCARADFPIVVKEVGWGIGAADVRALFDAGVAAVDIAGAGGTSWSEVERYRIQEPWRARVARTFAGWGIPTVEALVAARAIAPQAMLFASGGIRNGLDAAKAIALGADLVGIAGPFLRAAARGRKAAHDLALELAESLRIAMFCVGARRPLDLRGTLLS